The Thalassophryne amazonica chromosome 8, fThaAma1.1, whole genome shotgun sequence genome includes a window with the following:
- the LOC117515429 gene encoding apoptosis facilitator Bcl-2-like protein 14 translates to MLVTSEQSGVEDRLAQIADSAIIPEVDLEETGLDSQDQIVQLLVDLLKSSGDEMNKKILQNDVLKRQLSTLNYSLFEKFTFSMQSLVCKTPQEKIAWAFEVTSRLSAVHVVPRRRVLSFGDRYIRQHHSAWVQQHGGWEKAFDSDAVD, encoded by the exons ATGCTGGTGA CCAGtgaacagagtggagtggaagaccgTCTTGCACAGATTGCGGACTCAGCAATAATCCCTGAAGTGGACCTGGAAGAAACCGGATTGGACAGCCAAGATC AAATCGTTCAGTTGCTGGTGGATTTGTTGAAATCATCTGGAGATGAAATGAATAAGAAG ATTTTGCAGAATGACGTTCTCAAGAGACAACTCAGCACTTTAAACTACAGCCTGTTTGAGAAGTTTACCTTCAGCATGCAAAGTCTAGTTTGCAAAACACCCCAAGAGAAGATTGCCTGGGCCTTTGAGGTGACCAGCAGATTGTCTGCTGTGCATGTTGTCCCCAGGAGGCGGGTGCTCAGCTTTGGCGACCGCTACATCAGACAGCACCACTCTGCCTGGGTCCAGCAGCACGGAGGCTGG